The sequence CCGCTTGCGGTTGAGGTCCACCAGGCATTGCTCAATGGACGGGTACCGCTCCACCAGGCGCAGGTAGTCCTCCCTCAGGACCTCCCAGGCCTTGATGGCGGTCAGGGTGCGCGCGGTGGATTGCCTGCGGCCGTCCTCGGACAGAAAGGAGCGGGTGCCGAAGGAGTCACCGTCCGAGAGCACCTGTCGTGGCTCTCCGGGCAGCAGCACCTCCACCTTGCCCGAGTCGATGAGGAAGATGGAGTCGGCCGTATCGCCGTAGGAGAATACCGTCTCTCCCTGGGGCAGCTTGCGCCGCACCATGTACTGCATCAGGTCCACCATCTCGGTGGTGGGCACCCGGCGCAGCACGTCCACTTCCGAAAGGTGGCGGATGCGCGACTTCATCCGTGAGCGCTCGGAGCGGACCATGTGGCGGATGAGGGTGGCCCGCTTGCGCCAGAAGCCGCCGTGCTTGTTGATGGCCCAATCCAGCAGAAGAAAGAGCAGCCCCCGGCCACGGCGCCGATGGCCAGGGGCGTGTAGCCGCCGCGCTCCAGGGCCGGAGCCACCAGTTCCAGGGCCAGGGCGGCCAGCAGGCTGCCCGCGCCGAAGGCCATGATGGCGGATATGGCCCGGGCCGAGGGGCGTTTCCACAGGATGCCCAGGGCCGCCCCCAGGGGCAGGGAGGCGGCGGAAAGGGCGCCGAACCAGAAGGCCTGGGCCGGCATGGTCTGGATCAACGGTTGCAGGTCCATGAGGGAACTCCAGCCCGCATGGTGCGGTATCCCGCCCGGCGAGGCAAGGGCGGAACGGGATTTATCTGGCGGCGCGGTGGGCCAGGGTGCGCATGACGAGGTGGTGGAAGGGGCGCACCAACCCGAAATACAGTTTGCCCCTGGGCGAGCGGTAGCGAACCGCAGTGACCAGGTGGTAGCGGTTGCCGCCGCCGGTGCCGTCGGCCCGCAGAACGGCCAGATCGGCCGACAGGTGGGCCGCCTGGTAGCCGCCCAGCCAGAAGCGGTTCTCCCGCGAGGCGCGCACGGTGAATGGACCGTAGCGGGCTCCGGCGGCGAAGGGCACGTTGTCCGGTGTCACTTTGGGGAATACCAGTTTGTCAGGCGGAACCCGCAGCAGCCGGGCCAGCGGCTGGCGCGCCTTGTACAGCCCCTCCATCCAGGTCGGCGTGGAGGAAAGCCCCGCCAGGAAGGCGCGCAGGTCCTTGCGGCTGTCCGCGGACAAGCCCTCCAGATGGTCGGCTCCATCCACCGCCTCCGCCAGTTCGGGCGCGGCCTTGACCGCGCGAATCGCTTCGTTCATGGCAGGGGTGTACCGCAGACCAGGAGTCCACGCCAGATGCCCGGCAAGCCCAAACCCCGCACCTACTGGATGCCCCGCGCCCACTACTCCGGCGGGACGGAGGCCGTGGCCGCCGTGGTCTCCCGCCTGCCGGGCGTGGAGCGGCGAGAGGCCCTTGACGCCCTGGCCCGCGAGGACCCGGACCTGGCCGGGGAGGTGCGGAGCCGCCTGTTCACTTTCGAGGACCTGGTGCGGCTGGCCCCGCGCGACCTGGCCGTGGTGGCGCGGGAGTCGGACCCCGGCGACCTGCCCCTGGCCCTGCGCGGGACGGACGGGGAGACGGCGCGGGCCCTGCTCTCCGGCTTGAGCCAGCGCGCCTTGTCCATGGTGCTGGAGGAAACCGAGGCCATGGGGCCCCAGCCCGCGGGGGAGGTGGAGGCCGCCCGCTCCCGCCTGGCGGAGCTGGCCCGCAGGCTGGGAGACGAGGGACGAATCAGCCTCGGCGGGGCGGACGGCGAGGAGTGGGTTGGGTGGTCCCGGGTCTCAGAGCTCGTACCCGGGCCGCTCGGGGGCTTCCTCCTCTTCGGACTCGGGAAAGGCCTGGCTGTCCCGGTCGTTCTCCGAGGCGGAGACGTCGTAAAGTAGGCGTTGCCCGTCAGTGCCCCGCAGATGCAGGCGGTAGCGGCCGTATTCCAGGGGAGGGGAGCCGTCCATGGGTATCCGCCGGACCTCGCGCCGCACGCCTTGGCCCAGGTCGCGTCGCAGTTCCTCGAGGACGACATTGCGGCCCTCGACTCCCATGAAGAGGACGGTCAGTTCCAGGTACTTGGAGACCTCGGGTTCGGCGGGGTCCAGAACGGCCCGCTGCTCCTCGCTCCACTCCGGCTGGCGCGGGACAGCGCCGGCGCCCCAGTCGAACCAGGGCCGCTGTGCCAGCCGCTCCTCCTTCTGATCGTAGAGCAGGCCCATGCGCCCCAGACCGTGCGGAGATTCCAGCAGGAGTTTGCCGTCCGCCCGGAAAAAGGCCACCCATCGGTCGTCCGGCGCGAGCGGGGAGGGCTGAAAGCTGTCGGGCGCGGGCGGATTCAGGCGGCGGGACGGGGTGTAGGCCGGGTAGGCGGTTACGCGTTGCACCAGCAGCACCGGCTGGCCGACCTCCGCCATGTGCACCCCGCTGCGCGGGGCGGGGCCGGCCCGCCGTTGGGAGGCGGGCTCCAGGGCGGTCGGCCTGGTGGAGCAGGCGGCCAGGACAAGCAGTACAGCGAGGGCCGAGGCCAGGAGAATGGCCGGGCGAAGTGCGTTGCGCCAGGGCATGACAGCTCCCCTCCCGCGGGGGTTGAAGAACGGGATACAAGCATACCTCCCCTGGCCGGGGAAATCACCCCCAGCTCGGAAAAAAGCCCCATTGAAGGAAAAATAACGCCGAGAGTGCCTCCAGACCACGGCCCGGAGCGCGGATGGTCTTGTCAGTCCCGGCCGGGGTGCGTATTCTACGCCCTCCGGTCGCCCGGAAGCCGCTCCATGCGGCGTGGCAAGGCTTCCGGAACAGGGCGGGCAATCCGGCTCGGTAGCCGGCGCGGTCTTCAAAACCGTTGAATCATTGAGAGATGATTAGCAGGTTCGACTCCTGTTGCCCGCCGCCATCTTTCCCATTTTTGGCGGATTTCATGCGTCCCTCCATCCACCCTTTTCCCGAGGTAGCACATGGCCTCTGATCTCGATTCCTTTGTCGAATCCATGCAGCAGCGCTGCAACGAGCTGGCCGAGGAAAAGTTCGGCCCGGTGGCCGGCGAGCGCTGGCGCAATCCCCGCCACGCGGAGCCGCTCCAGGGGCCGCCCGACGCCGTGGGCACTTCCCGGGGCGGCTGCGGGGACACCATCTCCATCTGCCTCGCCCTGGACGGGGACGGCCGCATCGCCCAGGCCGCCTTCGACACCAACGGCTGCGGTTCTTCGGCCGTGTGCGGCGACGCCGCCTGCGAGCTGGCCGTGGGCAAGACCCCGGCCGAGGCCGCCAAGGTGAGCGGCGCGGACATCCTGGAGCTTCTGGGCGGCCTGCCCGGGGACAAGGAGCACTGCGCCATGCTGGCGGCCAACGCCCTGCACGAGACCCTCAAGACCATCGGGGGTTGACGGGCGCGATGGAAGACGGCCAATGCCCTGACCGCGACCACGAACTGCGCCGTCTGCGCGCCAGGGTGGCCGAGCTGGAGGATCGCCTGGCCTGCGGCGAGAAGGACTGCTACGTTTCCGCCTGCCCCTATTCTCCCGAGGCGGAATGGCCGGGCATTCTCGGCTCCGGCCTCATCGGACTGTTCCAGACCACCCAGGAAGGCGACATCCTGCGCGCCTCGCCCGGTCTGGCCAAGATCCTTGGCTACGACTCCGCCAGGGAGTTCACGGACTCGGTGGGCAACATGTCCCTCGTCTACGCCGACCCATCGGACCGCGAGGCCCACATCCGCGATTCCCTGGACCACGAAGGGCCCATCTCCAGGGAATTGCGCTGGGTGCGCGCGGACGGCCGGATCATCTGGGTGCGCTCGGACAAGGTCTTGGTGCGCGACAACGAGGGCCGGGTGCTCTATCAGGAAGGGGTGGTCACGGACATTACCGACCGCCGCCGCGCCCAGGAGGCCGTGGCCGAGAGCGAGCGGCGCTACCGCCTGCTGGCCGACAACATGATCGACGTCATCTGGACGGCCGACAGCCACGGCAAACTGACCTACGCCTCTCCCTCCGCCCGCGACCTGTTCGGCTACGAGCCCGAGGAATTCCTGACCTCGCCCGTGGCCAGCCTGCTCTCGCCCATGGCCTACCGCATTCTGCGGGAGGCGGGCGACCGGGAGGAAAGCCAGCCCCGGCAGTTCGAGATGCAACTGCACGCCAGCGACGGCTCGCCGGTGTTCACGGCCACCTCCTACACGGTGATGTACGACGAGCTGGACCGGCCCATCGGGGTCATTGGCGTCTGCCGCGACATCAGCCGCCGCCACAAGGCGGAGGAGCGGCTGCGCGCCGCCCTGGCCGAGCACCAGGCCATTTTCGAGAACTCCCAGGTGGGCGTGGTCCTTTTGCGGGGCGACCGGGTCATCTCCCGGGTCAACTCCAGGCTGGCGGAGATTTTCGGCTACCGTCCAGAGGACCTGGTGGGGCGGAACGTGGAGATGCTGCATCTGGACCGCGAGCGCTACGAGGAGTTCGACCGCGATTTCTACCAGGGACTGTCCAGCGAGGACCGGCTGCACGTGGAATTTCCCATGCGGCGGGCGGACGGAACGGAAATGTGGTGCATGCTGTCCGGCAAGGCCATCCAGCCGCCCGACCTGGAAAAGGGAGTCATCTGGGTGGTGGACGATATCACCGAGCGCAAGGAGATGGAGCGGCTGCGCCAGGACGTTGAGCGCATCACCCGCCACGATCTCAAGGCCCCCCTGGGCGCGGTGATCAACTTCCCGGACATCATCCGCGAGGAGGGGCCCCTGACCGATGAGCAGCGGGAGGATCTCAACCACGTGCAGGAGGCGGGCTACCGCATGCTGCGGCTGGTCAACCTCTCCCTGGACCTCTTCAAGATGGAACGGGGCGCCTACGAACTGCAGGCCGGACCAATCAACCTCCTGGAGCTCATCGCCAAGGCGCGACGGGAATTGCGCACCCTGGCCAAGTCGCGCAGGCAAACGGTGAACCTGCGGGTGGACGGCCAACCCCCGGCCGAGGGCGACGTCTTTCTGGTGCGCGGCGAGGAACTGCTCTGCCATTCCATGCTGGACAACCTGCTGCGCAACGCCCTGGAGGCCTCGCCCGAGGGCGGCGCTGTGCGGCTGGAACTGGCCCGCGCCGGGCACACGGCCGTCATGCGCATGGTCAACCAGGGTGTCGTGCCCCGGGAAATCCGCGACCGTTTCTTCGAGAAGTACGCCACCCACGGCAAGCGGGGCGGCACCGGCCTGGGGAACTACTCGGCCCGGCTCATGGCCCGCACCATGGGCGGGGAGGTCTCCATGGAAACCAACGAGGAGGTCGGCTCCACCGCCATCACGGTCCGGCTGCCCCTGGCCTGAGCGACAAGCTTTGCAAAAATGAAAAAAGGCCGGGAAGCGACGCTTCCCGGCCTTTTTTTTTCGGTTCGTGGGAATCGGGCTACAGGATGCCCTCTTCCCCGGTGCGGATGCGCACGGCGCTGGCCACGTCCTGGACCATGATCACGCCGTCGCCCTCCTTGCCGGTGCGTGCGCCGGACTTGATGGCCTCCACCACCTCGTCCGCCTTGTCGTCGTGGATGCCCACCTCCATGCGGACCTTCTTCAGGAGGTTCACCTCCATGACCACGCCGCGGTAGGTCTCCGTGAAGCCCTTCTGCCTGCCCGAACCAAGGACGTTGGTCACGGACATGGAGTAGACTCCCTTGGCGTAGAGCGCCTGCTTCACCGGGTTGAGCATTTCCGGCCTGATGTACGCAATGACGAGTTTCATGATGACTCCCTTTGTCTTGTGGGCGGTTACTCGGTGCGGAAGATCTGGAACCCGGCGTAGGACTCGGAGCCATGCTCCACGATGTCCAGTCCGGCCATCTCTTCCTGTTCGGACACGCGCAGGCCGAAGATCGCCTTGATGATGGAGAAGGCGATGAAGCCGAGGCCGAAGGCCCACACGAAGACGGCGGCCACGCCCACGATCTGGGTGATGGTCTGGCCGATGCCGCCGCCGTATAAGAGCCCGCCCGCTCCGCCGTTGAGGCCGGGAACGGTGAACAGGCCGGTGGCGATGGTGCCCCAGGCGCCGCAGGTGCCGTGCACGGAGACCGCGCCGACCGGGTCGTCCACCTTGAGCACCTTGTCGATGAACTCGATGGACAGGACCACCAGCAGGCCGGCGATGAGGCCGATGACGATGGAGCCGAAGGGGGAGACGGTGTAACAACCCGCGGTGATGCCCACCAGTCCGGCAAGCGCGCCGTTCATGGTCATGGACATATCAGGCTTGCCGTAGCGAATCCAGGATGTGGCCATGGCTCCGATGACTCCGGCGCCGGCGGCCAGGGA is a genomic window of Desulfohalovibrio reitneri containing:
- a CDS encoding DUF2867 domain-containing protein; amino-acid sequence: MNEAIRAVKAAPELAEAVDGADHLEGLSADSRKDLRAFLAGLSSTPTWMEGLYKARQPLARLLRVPPDKLVFPKVTPDNVPFAAGARYGPFTVRASRENRFWLGGYQAAHLSADLAVLRADGTGGGNRYHLVTAVRYRSPRGKLYFGLVRPFHHLVMRTLAHRAAR
- a CDS encoding FliG C-terminal domain-containing protein — encoded protein: MPGKPKPRTYWMPRAHYSGGTEAVAAVVSRLPGVERREALDALAREDPDLAGEVRSRLFTFEDLVRLAPRDLAVVARESDPGDLPLALRGTDGETARALLSGLSQRALSMVLEETEAMGPQPAGEVEAARSRLAELARRLGDEGRISLGGADGEEWVGWSRVSELVPGPLGGFLLFGLGKGLAVPVVLRGGDVVK
- a CDS encoding iron-sulfur cluster assembly scaffold protein, which translates into the protein MASDLDSFVESMQQRCNELAEEKFGPVAGERWRNPRHAEPLQGPPDAVGTSRGGCGDTISICLALDGDGRIAQAAFDTNGCGSSAVCGDAACELAVGKTPAEAAKVSGADILELLGGLPGDKEHCAMLAANALHETLKTIGG
- a CDS encoding PAS domain S-box protein; protein product: MEDGQCPDRDHELRRLRARVAELEDRLACGEKDCYVSACPYSPEAEWPGILGSGLIGLFQTTQEGDILRASPGLAKILGYDSAREFTDSVGNMSLVYADPSDREAHIRDSLDHEGPISRELRWVRADGRIIWVRSDKVLVRDNEGRVLYQEGVVTDITDRRRAQEAVAESERRYRLLADNMIDVIWTADSHGKLTYASPSARDLFGYEPEEFLTSPVASLLSPMAYRILREAGDREESQPRQFEMQLHASDGSPVFTATSYTVMYDELDRPIGVIGVCRDISRRHKAEERLRAALAEHQAIFENSQVGVVLLRGDRVISRVNSRLAEIFGYRPEDLVGRNVEMLHLDRERYEEFDRDFYQGLSSEDRLHVEFPMRRADGTEMWCMLSGKAIQPPDLEKGVIWVVDDITERKEMERLRQDVERITRHDLKAPLGAVINFPDIIREEGPLTDEQREDLNHVQEAGYRMLRLVNLSLDLFKMERGAYELQAGPINLLELIAKARRELRTLAKSRRQTVNLRVDGQPPAEGDVFLVRGEELLCHSMLDNLLRNALEASPEGGAVRLELARAGHTAVMRMVNQGVVPREIRDRFFEKYATHGKRGGTGLGNYSARLMARTMGGEVSMETNEEVGSTAITVRLPLA
- a CDS encoding P-II family nitrogen regulator, whose product is MKLVIAYIRPEMLNPVKQALYAKGVYSMSVTNVLGSGRQKGFTETYRGVVMEVNLLKKVRMEVGIHDDKADEVVEAIKSGARTGKEGDGVIMVQDVASAVRIRTGEEGIL